Proteins co-encoded in one Yamadazyma tenuis chromosome 1, complete sequence genomic window:
- a CDS encoding uncharacterized protein (EggNog:ENOG503PSZV), whose amino-acid sequence MSSRQILKVANFKTASRCWIPAAQPASSRYFSSKQRYINFNLHSLSDANLIANDDVLTHEASKHTTTRIQHDKHEEVFEPTVYSSEEVHTAGPVNKEISG is encoded by the coding sequence ATGAGCTCCAGACAAATACTTAAAGTCGCTAACTTCAAGACTGCTTCCAGATGCTGGATTCCAGCTGCCCAACCTGCTAgttcaagatatttttCTTCTAAACAAAGATATATCAACTTTAACCTTCATAGCTTGAGCGACGCTAACTTGATCGCTAATGACGATGTTTTGACTCATGAAGCATCTAAACataccaccaccagaatCCAACACGACAAGCACGAAGAGGTATTTGAACCCACCGTTTACTCTTCAGAAGAAGTCCATACTGCCGGTCCAGTAAACAAGGAAATCTCCGGTTAA
- the FLU1 gene encoding Major facilitator superfamily multidrug transporter flu1 (COG:S; EggNog:ENOG503NTW3), translated as MENQSVGSSNSRKSSSITKETDPDAVNPTVFEGKLDTSNQDLELGREEPEIYSGGDELSRYESNVSASRTLSRRLTGADELIEKAKESKEPLPQMGGGRPYPPTLPDREQFIVSYDGPDDPIHPHNFPLRKKVIFCFIVGFNALGIVLGSAMFSSASAPVELQYHVGSTVGTLGTSLFVFGFASGPIIWGPMSELFGRKKILVCSSFVYVCFSFASATAENIQTIMITRFFAGFTGAAPLVAAPAAMADLFGVRTRGQATSIFAMVLFGGPMIAPILSAFIVKNPHMGWRWTMYITGIVAAAGLLLDIFVLEETHHPLILVRKAEILRRRTGNWGIVAPHEEITLDIREVAEKNLTRPLRMLFTEPILFLITIYNAFIYGILYLFLTAIPLIFQGKYHFIPGVAELPYLGMLIGILIGGMICVFFERRFLKAMDDNGGKPVPEERLPPMMLGAFLFAGGLFMLCWAGHYAERVHWIVPTLGAALSGTGLITIFLPCLNYIIDCYLFFAASALAGNTFLRSAFGAVFPLFARQMFEHLGIQWGGTLLGCFSLLLAPVPFLFYKYGKALRQKSKYAFDL; from the coding sequence ATGGAAAATCAATCCGTGGGCTCCTCAAACAGCCGtaaatcatcatcaatcACAAAGGAAACTGATCCTGATGCTGTGAATCCAACAGTATTCGAGGGGAAGTTAGACACTCTGAACCAAGACTTGGAACTAGGACGCGAAGAACCTGAGATCTACTCTGGAGGCGACGAGTTGAGTAGATACGAATCTAATGTCTCtgcttcaagaacattgaGCCGTCGTTTGACGGGTGCTGATGAGTTGATCGAAAAGGCCAAAGAAAGCAAGGAACCACTTCCACAAATGGGGGGAGGAAGACCATATCCACCAACCTTGCCTGATAGAGAACAATTCATAGTAAGCTACGATGGACCTGATGATCCTATCCATCCTCACAACTTTCCTTTGAGAAAAAAGGTAATTTTCTGCTTTATTGTTGGGTTCAACGCGTTGGGGATTGTGTTGGGTTCTGCCATGTTCTCATCTGCATCCGCCCCAGTCGAACTTCAATACCACGTTGGTTCAACGGTTGGAACTTTGGGCACATCATTGTTCGTATTTGGTTTCGCATCCGGCCCAATCATTTGGGGTCCAATGTCCGAGTTGTTCggaagaaagaagattttggtttGTTCATCTTTTGTCTACGTGTGCTTCTCGTTTGCTTCTGCCACTGCTGAAAATATCCAAACCATCATGATAACCAGATTTTTCGCAGGGTTTACTGGTGCTGCTCCTTTGGTGGCTGCTCCTGCTGCTATGGCCGATTTGTTTGGAGTCAGAACCAGAGGTCAAGCTACATCCATCTTCGCAATGGTGTTGTTTGGTGGTCCAATGATAGCTCCAATTTTATCTGCATTTATCGTGAAGAACCCTCACATGGGATGGAGATGGACTATGTACATCACCGGAATTGTGGCCGCAGCTGGTTTGCTCTTGGACATATTTgtccttgaagaaacccACCACcccttgattttggtgagAAAAGCCGAAATcttgagaagaagaactggaAACTGGGGGATCGTGGCTCCtcatgaagaaatcactTTGGATATTAGAGAAGTAGCtgaaaagaacttgaccAGACCTTTGAGAATGTTGTTTACTGAGCCcatcttgttcttgatcacTATCTACAATGCTTTCATTTACGGTATTTTATACTTGTTTTTGACGGCAATCCCATTGATTTTCCAAGGTAAATATCACTTTATTCCAGGTGTGGCCGAATTGCCATATTTGGGTATGTTAATTGGTATCCTTATTGGAGGTATGATCTGTGTTTTCTTTGAGagaagattcttgaaagcCATGGATGATAATGGAGGTAAGCCAGtcccagaagaaagattaCCACCAATGATGTTGGGAGCGTTTTTGTTTGCAGGTGGTTTATTTATGTTATGTTGGGCTGGTCACTACGCCGAGAGGGTTCATTGGATTGTCCCAACTTTGGGAGCTGCTCTTTCTGGTACTGGTTTAATTACCATTTTCTTACCATGCCTTAATTACATTATTGACTGCTACTTGTTCTTTGCTGCTTCTGCCTTGGCCGGTAATACCTTTTTGAGATCGGCATTTGGAGCCGTCTTTCCATTGTTTGCTAGACAAATGTTCGAACACTTGGGTATTCAATGGGGTGGAACCCTTTTGGGATGTTTTTCCCTCTTGTTGGCTCCAGTACCATTCTTGTTCTACAAGTATGGTAAAGCTTTGAGAcaaaagtccaagtacgCCTTTGACTTGTAA
- a CDS encoding alpha-ketoglutarate-dependent sulfonate dioxygenase (COG:E; EggNog:ENOG503NTVZ) — protein MSNAVKYGNYDMHFVKGVDEMLNDGTLVVSAENRSTSKYPEFLPTWNPNDKLPPLKFFKHEDPGCRADPKFPNLLPKDREFINQKITPKMGSEIRGIQLSQLDDKGKDELALFVAQRGVVVFRDQDFADKGPQFAVDFGRHFGPLHIHPTGGVPRGFPDLHVTYRRATPGDFERVFSSQTHAVLWHSDISYELQPSGTTFFSVLDGPDSGGDTIFADVVEAYKRLSPEFQKRLDGLHVLHTSEDQATNSRTQGGVERRKPVSNIHPLIRVHPATKEKYIYINRPFSRRIVELKEQESAFLLEFLYKHIEQSHDLQLRARWEPKTVVVWDNRNTQHSAIIDWDTPVSRHAFRIAPQAERPVEDLADLNKEDYAVGDVGEALERALNP, from the coding sequence ATGTCCAACGCCGTCAAGTATGGAAACTATGATATGCACTTTGTGAAAGGAGTCGACGAGATGTTAAACGATGGTACATTAGTTGTTAGTGCCGAAAACAGAAGCACTTCCAAGTACCCGGAATTCTTGCCAACCTGGAATCCTAACGATAAGCTCCCCCCattgaagtttttcaaacatGAAGACCCCGGGTGCCGTGCCGACCCAAAGTTTCCCAACTTGCTCCCCAAAGACAGGGAATTTATCAATCAAAAAATCACCCCAAAAATGGGATCAGAGATTCGTGGCATCCAATTGTCTCAGTTGGACGATAAGGGCAAAGACGAGTTGGCGCTTTTTGTTGCACAACGCGGTGTCGTGGTGTTTCGGGACCAGGATTTCGCCGACAAAGGCCCTCAATTCGCAGTGGACTTCGGCAGGCACTTTGGGCCTTTGCACATCCACCCCACCGGAGGTGTCCCACGAGGGTTCCCAGACTTACATGTGACATACAGAAGGGCCACTCCTGGCGACTTTGAGAGGGTGTTTAGCTCCCAAACCCATGCGGTACTTTGGCACTCAGACATTAGTTATGAGTTGCAGCCATCAGGAACCACTTTTTTTTCGGTATTGGATGGGCCAGACTCGGGAGGTGATACTATTTTCGCCGATGTGGTTGAAGCCTACAAGCGGTTGTCGCCCGAGTTCCAAAAGCGGTTGGACGGGCTCCATGTATTGCATACCTCCGAAGACCAGGCCACAAACTCTAGAACTCAGGGAGGAGTTGAGCGTAGAAAACCAGTTTCTAATATCCATCCCTTGATTAGAGTTCACCCCGCCACTAAGGAGAAGTACATCTACATTAACCGGCCATTTTCCCGTAGAATCgttgagttgaaggagcAAGAATCGGCttttttgttggagtttttgtACAAGCATATCGAGCAATCCCATGACTTGCAGTTGCGGGCTCGGTGGGAACCCAAGACAGTGGTGGTATGGGATAACAGAAACACGCAACACTCTGCCATTATCGACTGGGACACTCCTGTTTCTCGTCATGCCTTTAGAATTGCTCCTCAGGCCGAAAGACCAGTTGAGGACTTGGctgacttgaacaaggaaGACTATGCGGTTGGAGACGTGGGTGAGGCATTAGAGAGGGCTTTGAACCCATAG
- a CDS encoding uncharacterized protein (EggNog:ENOG503P174; COG:S), which yields MELTHQYDLVTVGGLKYPQDAIKKFSFNYDTSMTDYRSYQQVVDLAIRHPGKQKKSKVAKKTAAVPVSGKTRTKTGCLTCRRRKKKCDENIVNGKCQGCSRNFLDCSWPVLSQLKVRDEKDHIIALNGRKLSVSSDCSDCSTVSASTVATMSSTSPQLHAYSSPKYHSYPSPRSPTMDEMPIKLPPLRLPEPKQQQNPTPQFVVTCVDNCHSSFRS from the coding sequence ATGGAATTAACACATCAATATGACTTAGTCACTGTTGGTGGCCTTAAATACCCCCAAGACGCCAttaaaaaattttcattcaacTACGACACATCTATGACAGACTATAGATCATACCAACAAGTGGTGGACCTAGCCATACGACACCCCggaaaacaaaaaaaatcTAAAGTGGCTAAAAAGACGGCGGCTGTTCCAGTTTCAGGTAAGACCCGTACCAAGACAGGATGTTTGACCTGTAGaaggaggaagaagaagtgtGATGAAAACATCGTCAACGGAAAGTGCCAGGGATGTAGTCggaacttcttggactgCAGCTGGCCCGTGTTGAGCCAGTTGAAGGTGAGAGACGAGAAGGACCACATCATTGCCCTCAATGGCAGAAAGCTCAGTGTATCAAGTGATTGCAGCGACTGTCTGACCGTGAGTGCCCTGACCGTGGCCACCATGAGCTCAACCAGTCCACAACTTCATGCATACTCGAGTCCGAAGTACCACTCGTATCCCAGTCCCAGGTCTCCTACGATGGATGAGATGCCTATCAAGCTTCCACCATTACGGTTGCCAGAACCcaaacaacaacagaaCCCTACCCCTCAGTTTGTGGTGACGTGTGTTGACAACTGCCACCTGAGTTTCCGGAGCTGA
- the MRPL51 gene encoding mitochondrial 54S ribosomal protein mL43 (COG:J; EggNog:ENOG503P3DJ; BUSCO:EOG092656JA), which translates to MPVKPIFKPSLLRNGLGTYVQPCHKVTIQYCNWGGSSKSIRDLLSTGSINKFASENLNIFVEVVKKSGHPVLKFDYSHDKQDSVEVRNKTTTEVLKLLSDYSQRSGNELFKYNHKVLSNNESVRGVWSPMHEHKGHRFKI; encoded by the coding sequence ATGCCTGTTAAACCTATATTCAAACCCTCGTTATTAAGAAACGGCTTGGGTACCTACGTCCAACCATGCCATAAGGTAACCATCCAGTACTGCAACTGGGGAGGCTCCTCTAAATCAATCAGAGACCTCTTGTCCACAGGATCTATCAACAAATTTGCTCTGGAAAATTTGAATATCTTCGTGGAAGTTGTCAAGAAGTCAGGCCATCCAGTATTGAAGTTCGACTATAGTCACGACAAACAAGATAGTGTAGAAGTTAGGAATAAGACCACCACAGAAGTGTTAAAACTTTTGTCGGACTATTCACAGAGATCTGGAAAtgagttgttcaaatatAATCACAAAGTGTTGTCTAACAACGAATCGGTGAGAGGCGTTTGGTCTCCAATGCACGAACATAAAGGACACAGGTTCAAGATATAA
- the MUP1 gene encoding methionine permease (EggNog:ENOG503NVPN; COG:E) has protein sequence MAFSNFLSREPQITKETEISKETKDVEYDDNGDLSSVDSSVHGAVVQIDQNTKEIGFISATFLCINRMIGSGVFSLGSTIFTLSGSVGTSLMMWLGGSLIAFSGLLVYMEFGSAIPRNGGEKNYLEFVYKKPRFLATTMYGSYVFFLGWAAGNSVVVGEYLLNAAGKEVTQWNSRGIGVGVITFAFLVNAISVKAGLYLGNFLGIFKITIVLFITVTGWVALGGGIKTAHFKPTGNFTNAFEGSSPTGYGVVNALYNVIWSYVGYSNANYALGEAKNPAKVLKVAAPSAFLSLTVLYMLTNIAYFAVVPKEEIAGSGRILAATFFKYAFGDTAEKASSVFVALSALGNVMSVIFSQGRIIQQLGREGSLPISRLWATSKPFGTPFMGLAEHWIVCIVTMLAPPPGDAYNFVLNLISYPLNVVNSFVAFGLLYLHYQKRKGVIEWNPPLRSPIPITIFFALSSLYLIIAPYIPPSDGQNVYNDLPYWIHPVVTWGVFGIGFVYWLVWAKLLPHFGNYQIVSKEVVGDDGFWRNKFYKVSNDENNNDILEEQ, from the coding sequence ATGGctttctccaacttcttgtcgAGAGAACCCCAGATCACCAAAGAGACGGAAATCTCTAAGGAAaccaaagatgttgaatATGATGATAATGGAGATTTGTCATCGGTTGATTCTTCAGTCCATGGTGCGGTGGTGCAAATCGACCAGAACACCAAGGAAATAGGGTTTATCTCTGCCACTTTCTTGTGTATCAACAGAATGATTGGTTCGGGTGTGTTCTCGTTAGGTTCCACTATTTTCACCTTAAGTGGAAGTGTGGGAACCTCTTTAATGATGTGGCTTGGTGGATCTTTAATTGCCTTTAGTGGGTTGTTGGTGTATATGGAATTTGGACTGGCCATTCCAAGAAATGGAGGAGAGAAAAACTATCTCGAATTCGTTTACAAGAAGCCAAGATTCTTGGCTACAACCATGTACGGATCATATGTGTTCTTTTTAGGATGGGCAGCGGGTAATAGTGTCGTTGTTGGTGAATATTTATTAAATGCGGCAGGCAAAGAAGTCACCCAATGGAACTCTAGAGGTATTGGTGTGGGAGTTATCACTTTTGCATTCTTGGTCAACGCCATTTCCGTTAAGGCTGGTTTGTACTTGGGAAACTTTTTAGGGATTTTCAAAATTACAATTGTGTTGTTCATCACCGTCACGGGATGGGTGGCATTGGGAGGTGGTATTAAAACAGCCCATTTCAAACCCACCGGTAACTTCACCAATGCGTTTGAGggttcttctccaactggATACGGGGTTGTGAATGCTTTGTATAATGTTATTTGGTCTTATGTGGGATACTCCAATGCCAACTATGCGTTGGGTGAAGCCAAGAACCCAGCTAAAGTGTTAAAGGTGGCAGCTCCAAGTGCTTTTTTGCTGCTTACCGTTCTCTACATGTTGACTAACATCGCTTACTTTGCTGTGgttccaaaagaagagattgcTGGTTCAGGAAGAATCTTGGCAGCTACCTTCTTTAAGTATGCTTTCGGAGACACTGCGGAAAAGGCTAGTTCTGTGTTTGTTGCTTTGTCTGCTTTGGGTAACGTGATGTCGGTGATTTTCTCCCAAGGAAGAATCATCCAACAGTTGGGAAGAGAAGGAAGTTTACCAATTTCTAGATTATGGGCTACTTCCAAACCATTTGGAACTCCATTCATGGGTTTGGCTGAACACTGGATCGTCTGTATTGTCACCATGTTGGCTCCACCACCTGGAGATGCTTACAACtttgtgttgaacttgatttcctATCCTTTAAATGTGGTGAATTCCTTTGTGGCATTCGGTTTATTATATTTGCATTaccaaaagagaaaaggTGTTATTGAATGGAACCCTCCACTCAGATCTCCTATTCCaatcaccattttcttcgCTTTGAGTTCATTATACTTGATCATAGCTCCTTATATTCCTCCTTCCGATGGCCAAAACGTCTATAATGACTTACCTTACTGGATTCACCCAGTTGTCACTTGGGGTGTTTTTGGTATTGGATTTGTGTACTGGTTGGTTTGGGCCAAATTGTTGCCCCACTTTGGAAACTACCAGATAGTGTCGAAGGAAGTGGTTGGTGACGATGGATTTTGGAGGAATAAGTTCTACAAGGTGTCCAACGATGAGAACAATAATGACATTCTCGAAGAGCAGTAA
- the PHR1_1 gene encoding DNA photolyase phr1 (COG:L,T; EggNog:ENOG503NUHD), with protein MSSSKRQKLEPQLPQFHNKYYPSEITDKQVAQRYLKDENKPINVLNDIRIHQTKSLEPGKGVVHLFNNDLRVSNNKGFYEAGKLKADFQVPLIGLFVYCLEELYCHSISNFQLRFKLDTLDVLQKSLGERNIPLVVLKIDRKADYTESISNFMSSNSFNHLTANISYEVDELRDFVHLHQQEKFSFLSFHDTCVVEPGLLASGKGTQYSVFTPWSKAWNKYVNSHSIDDFPAPEPNAPSAANKFDYEAPLVPKNKELNSVQLKNYENLYEPGELAANIKLSEYLKSEKIMKYEEKRNQLDEDVGSHISHYIANGSLNCRTIVKEILKTDLLKQVDQGNKSAIQWVRQVSWRDFYKHVLCNWPHVSMFRPFHLEYSDIKWEYNQDHFDAWCKGQTGYPIIDASMRELNQTGFMSNRSRMIVASFISKHLLLDWRYGEQFFSESLIDCDFASNNGGWGFSSSTGVDPQPYFRIFNPYLQSERFDPHGHYIKKWVPELAEVDEKDIHQPYSKNNYSTINDYPFPIVEHKFGRERALQRYKEARY; from the coding sequence atgtcttcttcaaagagaCAAAAACTTGAGCCTCAGTTACCCCAGTTCCACAACAAATACTACCCGTCGGAAATTACCGACAAACAGGTGGCCCAAAGGTACCTCAAGGATGAGAACAAGCCAATCAACGTGTTGAATGACATTCGCATTCATCAAACCAAAAGCCTTGAGCCAGGCAAGGGGGTAGTGCACTTGTTTAACAATGACTTGAGAGTTTCAAATAATAAGGGCTTTTACGAGGCTGGAAAGCTCAAGGCGGACTTTCAAGTGCCGTTAATCGGGCTTTTCGTGTATTGCCTTGAAGAGCTATACTGTCACTCCATAAGTAATTTTCAGCTCAGGTTCAAACTAGACACTTTGGATGTGCTCCAAAAGTCATTGGGTGAAAGGAATATCcctttggtggtgttgaagattgaCAGAAAGGCAGACTATACGGAGTCAATCAGTAACTTTATGTCGTCAAACCTGTTTAATCATTTGACAGCAAATATCAGTTACGAAGTGGATGAGTTAAGAGACTTTGTGCATTTACATCAACAGGAGAAGTTCAGCTTCCTATCATTTCACGATACTTGTGTAGTAGAACCAGGGTTGTTAGCATCAGGTAAAGGAACTCAGTACTCGGTGTTCACGCCTTGGAGTAAGGCTTGGAACAAGTATGTTAATAGTCATTCTATCGACGATTTTCCCGCCCCTGAACCCAATGCCCCCTCAGCTGCAAACAAGTTTGATTATGAAGCTCCTTTGGTTCCAAAgaacaaagagttgaacagCGTGCAATTGAAAAACTATGAAAATTTGTATGAACCAGGAgaattggctgcaaacatTAAACTACTGGAATATCTCAAGTCAGAAAAGATTATGAAATATGAAGAGAAGCGTAATCAGCTTGACGAGGATGTAGGATCACATATCAGTCACTACATTGCCAATGGGAGTTTGAATTGTAGAACTATTGTCAAGGAGATCCTTAAGACtgatttgttgaaacaGGTAGATCAAGGAAATAAGAGTGCAATCCAGTGGGTAAGACAAGTTTCTTGGAGAGATTTTTATAAACATGTTCTTTGTAACTGGCCTCATGTCAGCATGTTTAGGCCCTTCCATTTGGAATACTCTGACATCAAGTGGGAGTATAATCAAGATCATTTTGATGCATGGTGCAAGGGGCAAACGGGATATCCTATTATCGATGCAAGTATGAGGGAATTGAATCAAACTGGATTCATGAGCAATAGGAGCAGAATGATTGTGGCCAGTTTTATCTCCAAACATTTACTTTTAGACTGGAGATATGGAGAACAATTCTTTCTGGAATCCCTTATCGACTGTGATTTTGCATCCAACAATGGAGGTTGGGGATTCAGCTCAAGTACAGGCGTTGATCCTCAGCCTTATTTTAGAATTTTCAACCCTTACTTGCAGTCAGAAAGGTTCGATCCACATGGTCACTATATCAAGAAGTGGGTTCCGGAATTGGCTGAGGTGGATGAAAAAGACATTCATCAGCCCTACTCAAAGAACAattattcaacaataaatGACTATCCTTTTCCCATAGTTGAGCATAAATTTGGCAGAGAAAGAGCGTTGCAACGATACAAAGAAGCCAGATACTGA